CACATACTGACATCTACTCAATATCGGTTCATAATTTTGACTTCGTATAATCCAATCCGAATGTTTTCTATACAAATCACTATTTGGCGAAACCATTTCCGGTTCAAACCAAATACCAACTTGCATACCCATTTTATTTATTTCTTTTACTAAATGCTCAATGCCATTAGGAAATTTATTTTCATCTTCTACCCAATCGCCTAAAGCATTTTTATCGCAGACTCTATTTTTAAACCAACCATCATCTAATACGAATAATTCTATGCCTAAATCAGCTGCTTTTTTTGCCAAAGAAAGACATTTTTCTTCATCTACATCAAAACAAAAAGCTTCCCAGCTATTAATCAGGATAGGTCTTATTTTTTCTCTATATACACCTCGACAAAGACGTTTTCTATACATATTATGAAAAGTCTGCGACATTTTATTCATGCCTTCATCAGAATATACCATGACCGTTTCTGGAGATACAAAACTTTCATTTTCTTTTAAACTCCAACCAAAAGTCAAAGGGTTCATTCCCATTTGCACCCTTACACTGTTATATTGTCCTGTTTGCACAACTGCCTGAAAATCTCCGCTATACACAAAATTAAAGCCCCATACTTGACCAAAATTTTCTGTAGCTTCCCTTTCCATGAGAAAAATAGCTGGTGTTTCCTGCGGACTGCTCGCACCTCTATTGCTATCTATCACGATTGTATCTGCTGATATATGTCTTCGATTGATATTTTTTTCATTTATATGTGAACCACTCAATGTTAATACATCATAATCCGTACCAGCAAAATCCATGCTCATAGCCATCAATCGTTCTAAATATAAATTCTGTTTTCCCGAATTTACAATTTCCACATGACGACATATCGCAGCAAAATCTTTAAAAATAGTATAATATAAATTTATTTTTGCCTTTAAATATTCATCTTCCAAAGTTATGCAAAGTGTAGCTGCTTCCTTGTCATTTTCCGTATATATGGCTGGCAATCCCTTTAATGACGGTTTTCCCTTGATTATTTTATATCCTTTATAAAAAAATCGCGTAACTCTCTTTCCATCTTCCGTTTGGATTACATATGCTGGACTTCTAAAATCGCCTTGGTTCATATCCGGATATTCCTGAAAAAGTGTATCCAAAGAAAAATCTCGCTCATCAGGAAAAGGATTTGAACAAAAACCTCTATCAAAAAAATATGGCTGATTTATATTTGTACTGGCATTTATGCGTTTGCCAAAATAGCGATGTCTTAAATATCGCTGTTTTTCAATACTAAAACTGTATGTAATTTCGTTATTACTCAAAATAAAAGTATTATCTTGCTTATAAATTTGCATTTTCACCATCTCCGTTTTTTTATTTATCTTTATTTTATCGCCCTTTATTTAAAGTTTAAACAGTAATAATATGTATATAATGGTAAATTCTTGCTGTGTATTCTAATATATAAAT
The window above is part of the Megamonas hypermegale genome. Proteins encoded here:
- a CDS encoding alpha-galactosidase, whose amino-acid sequence is MQIYKQDNTFILSNNEITYSFSIEKQRYLRHRYFGKRINASTNINQPYFFDRGFCSNPFPDERDFSLDTLFQEYPDMNQGDFRSPAYVIQTEDGKRVTRFFYKGYKIIKGKPSLKGLPAIYTENDKEAATLCITLEDEYLKAKINLYYTIFKDFAAICRHVEIVNSGKQNLYLERLMAMSMDFAGTDYDVLTLSGSHINEKNINRRHISADTIVIDSNRGASSPQETPAIFLMEREATENFGQVWGFNFVYSGDFQAVVQTGQYNSVRVQMGMNPLTFGWSLKENESFVSPETVMVYSDEGMNKMSQTFHNMYRKRLCRGVYREKIRPILINSWEAFCFDVDEEKCLSLAKKAADLGIELFVLDDGWFKNRVCDKNALGDWVEDENKFPNGIEHLVKEINKMGMQVGIWFEPEMVSPNSDLYRKHSDWIIRSQNYEPILSRCQYVLDLSNPEVCDYVIESLSKVLSKTNVTYVKWDMNRHITDLGSYYLEKDRQRELSHRYMLGLYHILDELNKRFPNVLFEGCSSGGGRFDAGMLYYMPQTWTSDNTDAVCRMKIQYGTSLLFPPITMGAHVSAVPNHQVGRVTPLQTRFIVAMSGNLGYEMDLAQISDEEKEAIKEQIAFYKSIREVIQKGSFYRLKNPQNGNEVAWNFVSEDKKTVIYCYFKILAEPLRVNTPVRLKGLDENGIYKSKTNGICYGGDELMYAGIVSKPILEDFASYVYVLEKV